The nucleotide sequence TCGTGACCGTCACGGAGGACCCCGCGGTGTCCCAGCCCGGTGCTTTTGCGGACGGTGGCACCACGGAAGTCGTGCCGCAATCGACGGTCGACATCGAACAAACGGGCGGTCGCATGTTCCTGTTTGGACCGGCCGTGACCTTGCGTGATCTGGTCGCGGCGGTTAACAAAGTTGGGGCGACGCCGTCGGATTTGATGGGGATTTTGGAAGCCTTGAAGCAGGCCGGCGCACTCGAAGCCGAGCTGGTTGTCCTGTGAACCTGGCGGACTCCAAGGCCGTCGTCGGCGGCTTCTATGACCTCAATGCAGTCACTGAGCTGAAGTTCGGCGACTCCAGCACCGAGACCGAGCGCCTGCAAAAGGTCGCCAAAGAATTCGAAACCCTGTTCGTCAACGAAATGTTGAAAAGCGCGCGCAAGGCCAACGAAGTGTTGGCCGATGACAACCCGCTCAACAGCGAGGAAGTGAAAACCTTTCAGGGCATGCTGGATAACGAGCTTGCGTTAACGCTGGGTCGTCAAGGCAAGCTGGGTGTTGCCGACATGTTAGTACGTCAGTTCGGCGGCGAGCCCAAGACGGCCGTGCCGGCAGAACAGATGGTTCAGCCGCTGCGCCCATTGGCGCGCGAACGTTCGGTCGACAGCGGCGCCATCAATCAAGTCGCACAGGCGGGGCGGGTCGATTTGGGCGGCGTCAAACCTGAGCAAACCCAGTTCGTCAAAAAGATAGCCGCCTTTGCCCAAGGTGCAGCCGACCGTTTGGGCGTGCCGGTCAGCCACATCGTGGCCCAGGCCGCGCTCGAAAGCGGTTGGGGCAAACACGTGCCCAAAGCCGAAGACGGCGGCAGCAGCTATAACTTTTTCGGTATCAAAGCCGGTGGCTGGGACGGTGACAAAGCCGTGATCAACACCCAGGAATACAAACAAGGTCTGTGGGTCACCGAGCAAGCGGCATTCCGTGCCTATTCCGGCATGCGCGAAGCGCTGAACGATTACGCCAGTTTCGTCGAGCGCCCGCGTTACCAAGACGCGATCAACAACCCCGCCGGCTACTTTGAAGCGCTGCAAACGGCCGGCTATGCCACTGACCCCAGCTACGCCGACAAAGCCCGCAGCGTATTAACTCAAGTGGAAAAGATTTTGGCCGTTAACCCCGGTAATCAGGAGACCGGTGCATGAGCATTCTTGGAACCGCGTTAACGGGCCTGCGGACAGCACAAACGCTGATCGACACGACCGGTAACAACATCGCCAACGCGAATACCCCCGGCTACGTTCGCCAGCGCGCGGACGTGTCGACGCTGGGCACGGTGGGTTACCAGTTGGGCGCTCAGGTTGCGCGTATTCGCCGCGATGTGCCGACTGAATTGCAGAACCAAGTGCGCCTGGACGGAGCAAAGAGCTATGCCAGTTCCGCCTACGCGGACGGTGCGACCCGCGTTGACCAGATTTTGGGCGACACTGAATCCGGTTTGAATTCGGTCATGAACAGTTTCTTTTCGTCGGCGCAGGCACTGACCCAAGACCCCTCAAGCACGCCAAACCGTCAAACCTTTTTGGCCCAGGCCGGGGCGATGGCGAATCGCATCAACCAGATGGGCGAGCAGTTATCGCGCGAAGAGGATTACCTCAGCAACTCCATGCGCGTCGGCGCAGATCGCCTCAATCAGCTGGCGGACGAGTTGGTTAGTTTGAATCGTCGTATCGCCGACCAGAGCAACCTACAAACGCCGCCATTGCAGCTGATGGATCAACGTGACCAAGTGCTGTTTGAAATGTCTGACTTGGCCGGCGTCGACGTGTTTCCGCTGGACGCAAATCAAGTCGCAGTCTACTTGTCGGGCGGCAGTGTATTGGTATCCGGGCAATCGAAAATGGATGTGGCCGCCGAAGCCTCGCAGTCCGACCCGACCCGTTTGCAGTTGGTACTGCAAAGCAACGGCAGTACCGTCGGCTTTGTCCCCAATGGCAGGCTGGAAGGCACGCTGGGTGGCCTCAATCAATTGCTGGACGACGTGGTGTTACCCGCACGCAACGAGCTTGGATTGATTGCGATGAGTATAGCCGACGCGGTTAACACCACCTTGGGCCAGGGTTTGGACATGAACGGGGACTTTGGCGCGCCGCTGTTCAAGGACCTGAACAGCGCCGGGTTCTTGCCCGGCCGCGCCATTCCGAACCTCACCAATGGCGCCAACGGTCAAATAACTGTCACGATTGATGACACCCAGGCCATGACGGGCAAAGACTACAACCTCGCGGTGGCCGCCGGTGGTGCCTTTACGGTGCTCGACCGCTTCGGCGCGCCGGTCACCTCGGGTACTCTCAATGCGGGCGCCGATACATCGGTCAGTTTCCACGGCATCACGCTGACCTTAGGCCCGAGCGGCGACTATGTCGCCGGCGATAAATT is from Litorivicinus lipolyticus and encodes:
- the flgJ gene encoding flagellar assembly peptidoglycan hydrolase FlgJ → MNLADSKAVVGGFYDLNAVTELKFGDSSTETERLQKVAKEFETLFVNEMLKSARKANEVLADDNPLNSEEVKTFQGMLDNELALTLGRQGKLGVADMLVRQFGGEPKTAVPAEQMVQPLRPLARERSVDSGAINQVAQAGRVDLGGVKPEQTQFVKKIAAFAQGAADRLGVPVSHIVAQAALESGWGKHVPKAEDGGSSYNFFGIKAGGWDGDKAVINTQEYKQGLWVTEQAAFRAYSGMREALNDYASFVERPRYQDAINNPAGYFEALQTAGYATDPSYADKARSVLTQVEKILAVNPGNQETGA
- the flgK gene encoding flagellar hook-associated protein FlgK; this translates as MSILGTALTGLRTAQTLIDTTGNNIANANTPGYVRQRADVSTLGTVGYQLGAQVARIRRDVPTELQNQVRLDGAKSYASSAYADGATRVDQILGDTESGLNSVMNSFFSSAQALTQDPSSTPNRQTFLAQAGAMANRINQMGEQLSREEDYLSNSMRVGADRLNQLADELVSLNRRIADQSNLQTPPLQLMDQRDQVLFEMSDLAGVDVFPLDANQVAVYLSGGSVLVSGQSKMDVAAEASQSDPTRLQLVLQSNGSTVGFVPNGRLEGTLGGLNQLLDDVVLPARNELGLIAMSIADAVNTTLGQGLDMNGDFGAPLFKDLNSAGFLPGRAIPNLTNGANGQITVTIDDTQAMTGKDYNLAVAAGGAFTVLDRFGAPVTSGTLNAGADTSVSFHGITLTLGPSGDYVAGDKFGIQPTRRAAEALSVALQDPSALGLAAPVIGTDSLANGGSGAVSYGATLAVGTGTNFTTSPAAMTPELNVEFGAGNTYVVKNAGTGATLWSSTYTPGQTLDLFSSTPGDISYTGFSATLNGLPEVGDTFNFGFNAGGTGDNRNAQALAGLQTAGWLNGGEKRFSDAYGGLVGSVGSKASLGQITAAADQSIYSASETRLGDISGVNLDEEAANLVRYQQYYQASAQVISIANDLFQTLLGSLR